The following are encoded together in the Candidatus Bandiella woodruffii genome:
- a CDS encoding 2Fe-2S iron-sulfur cluster-binding protein — protein MPKVNFIFDDGRVREVEAPNGLSVMEIAHKNDIFEIEGACGGSLSCATCHVVVEPQFYDLLENIMPKKEEEEDMLDLAFGLTKTSRLSCQIIMQDNLDGLTVKIPTKE, from the coding sequence ATGCCAAAGGTTAATTTTATCTTTGATGACGGTAGGGTAAGGGAAGTAGAAGCACCAAACGGTCTTTCTGTTATGGAAATAGCTCATAAAAACGATATTTTTGAAATTGAGGGGGCTTGCGGCGGCTCTTTGTCTTGCGCTACATGTCATGTTGTTGTGGAACCACAATTTTATGATTTGTTGGAAAACATAATGCCTAAAAAAGAAGAAGAGGAGGATATGCTTGACTTAGCATTTGGTTTAACTAAAACCTCAAGGCTGAGTTGCCAGATAATTATGCAAGATAATTTGGATGGGTTAACAGTGAAAATACCAACTAAAGAATGA
- the yajC gene encoding preprotein translocase subunit YajC, whose product MFITQALADTTETVATGQNSIWQMLQNIAPLLIIMVIFYFLVIRPQQKKLRDHQNMVNNLKKGDKVVTAGGIIGTISKVEAQDGVLLVEIAPEVKVKIKKETVSRIMDAEKTN is encoded by the coding sequence ATGTTTATAACACAAGCGTTAGCAGATACAACAGAAACAGTGGCAACAGGACAGAATTCGATTTGGCAGATGTTGCAGAATATTGCGCCTCTTCTGATCATTATGGTTATTTTTTATTTTTTGGTCATTCGTCCGCAACAAAAGAAGCTAAGAGACCATCAAAATATGGTGAATAACTTGAAAAAAGGAGATAAGGTAGTTACAGCTGGAGGAATTATCGGCACTATATCTAAAGTGGAAGCGCAAGATGGTGTTTTATTGGTTGAAATTGCACCTGAAGTAAAGGTGAAAATAAAAAAAGAGACTGTGTCTCGGATTATGGATGCTGAAAAAACAAATTAA